Genomic segment of Streptosporangium sp. NBC_01755:
CGGCACGTGCGTCCACGTCATGCCAACGATCGCCTCCCAGCCGGAGATCTCCGGAGTCAGGACCAGCCCCGCGGACATGGCCGTCAGCACCATGGTGCGGCCCAGCGATCGCCGTCCCACCGGGACCGCGCTGACCTCGCCGAAGCAGCCGCATCCCGCGTCCGGGCGCCGGCGCCGCAGCTCCCACAGGACATAGGTGGACACCGCGAAGAACGCGACGACCGCCCACCGGAAGAACGGATGGCCACTCACCAGCAAACCGCACGCCAGGAACAGCTCGCCGAGCGCACAGGCCACCATCATGTGCTTACGCCAGCGCTCGTGCACCAGCATGGCAGGCCCCAGCCTGCTCAGCATGCCGGGCTCGGCCTCGCGCGCGACGGTCCAGAACTTCGCGACCATACCCGCGGTCAGCAACAGGAGCAGGACCGGCAGTTGTCCGGCGGCGATCGTCGTCAGCATCCGGGTCACCCCATTCCAAGTCTGGCGTTGAAGCATCCGGCGGTCAGGTCTCCGCCGAGCTCCACGAAGGAACTCGGTGACAACTCCAGGATCCGGCCGCGCGGGGAGGTGCCGCACTCCAGGCACCGGTCGCAGAATCGGCCGGCCAGACAGCCGCACGCCACGATCGGCAGGACCGAGGTCCGCCCGGCGCACACGTTGCGTACGTTGAGCATCGACCCCAGAGACAGGTACGGCAGCCCGGTGCAGGACACCCCGGCGTCGTCGCACGCCGTATCGGACCGCTCCAACATGGGGTAGGCCACCCCCTGCTCTCCACAGTCGAAGGTGTCCGACCAGGTGGCCGTGCCCGAGATCCGCGCCTGCATACCGCTGTAGCCGGGCGGAGGCGGCGGCACGGCCTTCCACCGGTAGGGCGGCTGCGAGGTCGCGGGCAGGCGAGCCTGTGCCACGCCGCCCTCGCGGACCCCGATGGCGTCGAACAGGTAGCCGGATTCGAACTGCGGATGCCTGACTCGCAGGCGCCCCGAGGCACGGTAGGGGATGACGATCGTGCGCCGCCCGCGGTGCGGCCCGCAGTACAGCTCCACGGAGTGGTCCTTGCCCTCCGAGTCGATCGACTGGATCACACCGGTGATCCTGGTGATGTCCGCCCAGATCCGGTCCACGACCCGGCCGGCCCGCAGCGCTCTGATGATCACATTGGAGCCCAGGGGAAGATCGGCCGGGCTGACGGCCTCGCCACGCCAGGCGGTCGCCCAGGGTGCGATGACGAGCCGCTCCTCGTGGCCGTCCGGGGTGTCGATGATGATCAGGTGCGGACTGACGTCGAGGATCGCACCGCTGACAGAGTGGAAGGACTCACCTTCGACGGGAAGGGGGCCAGGCTCCTGCACAGCCCGGCCAAGCGCGGCCGCCGACAGCGCGCGGCGGCGATCGGCGCTGAGATAGGGCATCGTCGCTCCCCAGGTTCTGCGAGGTGTCGCATCAGCGTCACACGCTTCGCGGAGTCCCGCTGTCCGCTCCACCAATAATCACGGCAGGTGTCCAACCAGGTACTACAGTTCCCCTCCTCGGTAGAACGCATTGGTGTCCACTCAACGACAAACCGCTATCTAGTATCTCTTGCGTGCTCCATCGCCCATCGAAGCCGATCTTTACCGTTGATGGGATGAAACATAGATTTCGGTTCAGCCGCAGTATGGGTTCGGGCTGCGATTCTGACCACCATACGCACCTGGAGCACAGGCTGGTGATCGCGGTGGCCGGCGGGACCGACGAGGAGTTCCGCGAGTATGTCGTTGCTCGCGGTCCGGCGTTACTGCGTGCCGCCTACCAGCTCACCGGGAATCCGAACGATGCCGAGGACCTGCTGCAGGTGGCACTGGTCAAGACCTACCTTGCCTGGGACCGCATCCAGGACCACACCGCCCTGGACCGCTATGTGCGCCGGGCGATGGTCAACATCAACATCTCCTGGTGGCGGCGGCGCAAGCTGGAGGAGTATCCGTCCGAGGAACTTCCCGAACCGGTGCTCGCGGGCGGCCCCCACCTGCCCGAGCGGGTCGAGCAGGCCCTCGACCGGCTGCCCACCCGGATGCGGACCGCCGTCGTCCTGCGCTACTACGAGGACATGACCGAGTCGGAGATCGCCAAGACCTTGGGCATCAGCGTCGGTACCGTCAAGAGCACGGTCTCCAGGGGGATGGCCAAGCTCCGCGGCGACCTCACCCTCTCCGAACCGCGGGAGTTGGAGCATCGGGCTTAGAGCTGTCCCTCGGATCTTCTGCCCGTCGCGGTCAGGAGGTGGATCTTCTGCCCGTCGCGGTCAGGAGGTGGATCTTCTGCCCGTCGCGGTCAGGAGGTGGATCTTCTGCCCGTCGCGGTCAGGAGGCTGGACCTGCTGCCCGTCGCGGTCGTGCGGCGCCTCGCCACGTTGTCGTCGGAGTTGCCGTCGGAGTTGTTGTCGGTCACCGCGGCGCGCTGCTCTTGCGAGGCACCACCTGACCGATCCTCGCCATGGCAGGATCCGCCGACGGGCCCAGGCCGGTAATCCCCGCACGTTGACCGGAGCCTTTGCTGGGACATCGTCATTCGGGAAACCTGATCCGTGAAGGTTGAAAGCCCTCGGCTCTAGCTGTGGGGAGACGGGGTGGACTCGGCCTCCGCCCCCGCGGTGGCACACGGCCGTACGGCGTCGCGAATGATTCTGAGGGCGTCGAGGAAGGTGCTGAGCTGTTCGGGGGAGAGCAGGCCGGTGAACCAGGTATCGATGTCGATCAGGTGCCGAGGGAGGATGCCGCTGAGCCGGTCGGCGCCGGCCTCGGTGATGACCGCGTAGGAGGCCCGCCTGTCCGTGGCGCACGCCTGCCTCGTGGCGAGTCCCTCGCGTTCCAGCCGGTCGACGACCCGGGTCATCCCGCTGGTGGACAGGCTCGTCTGCGCCGCCAGGTCGCTCATCCGCAGCCGCCGTCCCGGCGAGCGCGCCAACCTGATCAACGTCTCGAAGTCGATCTCTGAGAGCCCCGCGGCCACAAAGGACTCATGCGTCTTGGCCGAGATGCCGGTGTAGACCTCTGCCAGGAGGCCCATCGCCGTCAGCCGGGAGTCATCAAAGGGGATCACGTTCACACTCTATCCGAAGGTAGTTGACGGAAGGAATATTCCTCGTGTAGAAATCTGTTGGCGCAATCATCTACTCGGCAATCATCTCATCAGGAGCACAGCATGACCACTCGGACCTGGGAGAATCTTCAGATCCCCGCCGCCGGCACCTTCGCTCTGGACGTCGCCCACACCCGGATCGGCTTCGTCGTCAAGCACATGATGGTGAGCAAGGTCCGCGGTCACTTCAACGAGTTCTCCGGCACCGTCAACGTCGCCGAGAACCCCCTGGACTCCTCCGCGGAGATCTCGATCAAGACCGAGAGCATCACCACCGGTGCCGCGGACCGCGACGCCCACCTGCGCGGCGAAGACTTCCTCTCCGCGGAGAAGTTCCCCACGCTGACCTTCCGCAGCACCCGCGTCGTCGGCCACTCCGGTGACGAGTTCACCCTCGTCGGTGACCTCACCATCCGCGACGTCACCAAGCCGGTCGAGCTCACCGTCGAGTACGGCGGCGCCGGCACCAACCCGTGGGGCCAGGACGTCTGGGGCTTCTCGATCACGACCGAGATCGACCGCGAGGAGTTCGGCCTGACCTGGAACCAGGCGCTGGAGACCGGCGGCGTCCTGGTCGGCAAGAAGATCAAGATCGAGATCGAGGGCGAGGCCAACCCGGCCGCCTGATCTCCGCCACCACTCGGGGCCTCTCCCGTCCTCTCGGGCGGCGAGGGGCCCCAATGTGTTCGCCCAGTGAGATGTAGCGTCTCGCAAAATGGGAATCCACGGGATTTCCGTCGGCTCAGCTGGGGACTCCCGAGTTTGTCCACAGGGGCGGCGAGAGTTATCCACCGCCTGTGGACAACTCTCGCCCGGCTCTTGCCCGCGACGCGATCTCTAACCGCTTTGCCGCCTCGCCGGATGGCCGGTACTCTGTCCTGAGCCGAACGGTTACCAGGAGGCTTCGCCTAGTCAGGTCTATGGCGCCGCACTGCTAATGCGGTTTGGGTTTACCGCCCATCCGGGGTTCAAATCCCCGAGCCTCCGCAGTTCAGAGGCCCTCTCCCGAGATACGGGGAGAGGGCCTTTTTGATCTCCAAGGGCGTCATAGTTGCAGTCCTAGTTGCAACGAGGATTCAGGACTCCCCCCAGAGCACCGAGGCCAGGCGCTCCCCGGCATCGCGCATGAGCGGTGTGGACACATGTGCATAACGCTCGGTCGTGGTAACTCTCGTGTGGCCCAGGACCTCCTGAACGACGCGGATGTTCACACCCTGCTCGATGAGAAGCGTCGCGGCCGTGTGTCGAGCGTCGTGCACACGGACGTCCCGAACCCCGGCCTGCTTGAGGATGGTTTTCCACACTTTCCAGTCCTCGGTGCGCTCGATCGGACCGCCATGCCGGGTGGCGAACACGAGATCGTGATCCTCCCAGCGATCCCCCGCCTTGAGACGCTCCGCAGCCTGGATCTTGCGGTGTGCCTTGAGGAGCGCGAGCA
This window contains:
- a CDS encoding MarR family winged helix-turn-helix transcriptional regulator, whose amino-acid sequence is MIPFDDSRLTAMGLLAEVYTGISAKTHESFVAAGLSEIDFETLIRLARSPGRRLRMSDLAAQTSLSTSGMTRVVDRLEREGLATRQACATDRRASYAVITEAGADRLSGILPRHLIDIDTWFTGLLSPEQLSTFLDALRIIRDAVRPCATAGAEAESTPSPHS
- a CDS encoding MauE/DoxX family redox-associated membrane protein, which codes for MLTTIAAGQLPVLLLLLTAGMVAKFWTVAREAEPGMLSRLGPAMLVHERWRKHMMVACALGELFLACGLLVSGHPFFRWAVVAFFAVSTYVLWELRRRRPDAGCGCFGEVSAVPVGRRSLGRTMVLTAMSAGLVLTPEISGWEAIVGMTWTHVPSMIAGLLVLAALSPEIEEAVSRLRYRAPCEQRRFDPATALGRLRSSTVWRSHADRLSSKEPVDSWRELCWRFFVYPGHSHAGEPVDMVFAVYLSGRHPAVRVAMVGSDGRPVEATSLPESLPVSA
- a CDS encoding SigE family RNA polymerase sigma factor encodes the protein MKHRFRFSRSMGSGCDSDHHTHLEHRLVIAVAGGTDEEFREYVVARGPALLRAAYQLTGNPNDAEDLLQVALVKTYLAWDRIQDHTALDRYVRRAMVNINISWWRRRKLEEYPSEELPEPVLAGGPHLPERVEQALDRLPTRMRTAVVLRYYEDMTESEIAKTLGISVGTVKSTVSRGMAKLRGDLTLSEPRELEHRA
- a CDS encoding YceI family protein; the encoded protein is MTTRTWENLQIPAAGTFALDVAHTRIGFVVKHMMVSKVRGHFNEFSGTVNVAENPLDSSAEISIKTESITTGAADRDAHLRGEDFLSAEKFPTLTFRSTRVVGHSGDEFTLVGDLTIRDVTKPVELTVEYGGAGTNPWGQDVWGFSITTEIDREEFGLTWNQALETGGVLVGKKIKIEIEGEANPAA